From the Micromonospora echinofusca genome, the window GGCCAGGCCGGCGACCGAGTCGACGGTGAGCTCGGAACCGGCGTTGAAGCCGAACCAGCCGAACCAGAGCAGCCCGGCGCCGAGCGCGACGAGCGGGATGTTGTGCGGCTTCATGCCCTCCCGGGGCCAACCGAGCCGCTTGCCCAGCACCAGCGCCAGGGCCAGGGCCGCCGCGCCGGCGTTGATGTGCACCGCGGTGCCGCCGGCGAAGTCGAGCGCGTGCAGGTCGCCGCCGATGATGCCGCCGCCCCACACCCAGTGCGCGACCGGGAAGTAGACCAGCGTCGCCCAGCCGAACGCGAACAGCAGCCAGCCGGCGAACTTCGCCCGGTCGGAGACCGCGCCGCTGATCAGCGCGACGGTGATCACGGCGAACATCATCTGGAAGGCCATGAACACGTAGAGCGGGACGCCGATGCCGCTCGGGTTGTCGGCCGTGGCGCCCCAGAGGTCGGTCTCGGCGAGGAAGGTCTTGGTGCCGAGGTAGGCACCCGGGTCGCCCCAGAGCCCGTTGACATCGCTGCCGAAGGCGATGCTGAAGCCGTAGAACCACCACAGAACGGAGATGAGCCCGATAGCGGAGAAGCTCATCATCATCATGTTCAGTACACCCTTGGCCCGGTTCAGGCCGCCGTAGAACAGCGCCAGTCCGGGCGTCATGAGCAGCACGAGCGCCGTCGACACCAGCAACCAGACGGTGTTGCCGGAATCGATCGTGGGTGCCTCAGGCACGCTGGCCTCCTAAAAGGTGAAGTTCCCTCCTTCACGGCTTCCGGGGCAGCGTCGCCCGTACGCCGGATGCGCGGAAGCCTGCTCGCCTCCTGTTTCCCCCAGCGTCACCCGTCGATTTCCGAACTGTGACGGGTTGTTTCGGACGTGTGAAGAGGACCTCACCGCCGGCCGGCGCGGCCGACGGCACGACCGCTCAGCGCAGCGCGTACTCCAGGGCGTTGCGCTCGTAGTCGAGCAGCCGCAGGTCGCGCATCGGCCGGCGCAGGTGCCCCTTGTGCACGATCCGGACGAAGGCCGGCTCGCCGGCGGCGGCCATCCGGCGGATGCCCTCCACGTGGTCCACGATGCGCTTGCGGATGGTCCGGATCAGCCGGTGCCGGTCCCGGGGGATCAGCCCGTACGCGTCGGCGAAGAGGCGCAGCCGGCGGGGCCGGTCGGGGTGCTTCCAGCCGAGCGTGATCGAGTCCCGGTCGGAGAAGATCGGCACCCAGGTCCAGGCCGCGTACGCCACGTCGTAGATCCGGGCGCCGGGCGAGGCGAGGTCGAAGTCGATCAGCCCGAGGGTGCCGTCCGGCCGCCAGATCACGTTGTGCGGGGCGGCGTCGTGATGGCAGATCACCTCGGTGTCCGGCGGCGGCGGGCCGAACGAGCGCCACACCGCCCCGGGCGGCGGGACGAAGCCGTACTGGGCGTCGTGGAACATGCGGAGCATGGTGGCGACGGTCACCAGCGCCTCGTCGGTGACCCAGTGCGGGGCCAGCGGATATTCCCCGCACTCCCCCTCCAGGTATGACAGGACCTCCCGGTTGCGCTCGTCCATGCCCAGCGCGCGGGGAGCGCCGGTGAACCCGACGTACTCAAGGTGGCGCAGCAGGGCGTGCACGGACGGCGTCCACGGCCCGGCGTTGCGCCGGACCGTGTCGCCCACCCGGACCACGGTGCTGACGTTCCCGCCGTGCAGCGGGATCTCCTGCGAAGTCACGTACGGTCTCCCGAGGCGCGGCGACGGGTGGCTGGGGTCGCGCCACCCGGCGTAGGCGCGATCGTCGGTCGTCACTGCGAGGTTACGCGTCCCGGGCGAGCGGCTCGGTACCGAGCAGCGCGTCGACGAACTGGGCGGGGTCGAACGGGGCCAGGTCGTCCTTGCCCTCGCCGAGCCCCACCAGCTTGACCGGGATGCCCAGCTTGCGCTGCACGGCGATGACGATGCCGCCCTTGGCGGTGCCGTCGAGCTTGCTGAGCACGACGCCGGTCACGTTGACCACCTCGGTGAAGACCCGGGCCTGCTCCAGCCCGTTCTGCCCGGTGGTGGCGTCGAGGATCAGCAGCGTCTCGTCGATCGGGCCGTGCTTCTCGACCACCCGCTTGACCTTGCCCAGCTCGTCCATCAGGCCGATCTTGTTCTGAAGGCGGCCGGCGGTGTCGATCAGCACGGTGTCGACGCCGGTGTCGATGCCCCGCTTGACGGCGTCGAAGGCCACGCTGGCCGGGTCGGCCGCCTCGGGCCCACGGACGGTCTCCGCGCCGACGCGCCCGCCCCAGGTCTCCAGCTGGTCCGCGGCGGCGGCCCGGAAGGTGTCGGCGGCGCCGAGCAGCACGGTGCGCCCGTCGGCGACGAGCACCCGGGCGATCTTGCCGCAGGTGGTGGTCTTGCCCGCGCCGTTGACGCCGACGACCAGCACCACCGCCGGCACGCCGTCCTTGGGCGCGGTCCGCAGCGACCGGTCCAGGGTCGGGTCGAGCGCGTTGACCAGCTCGGCGGCGAGCAGGGCGCGCAGCTCGCCCGCGGAGCGGGTGCCGAGGACCCGGGTCCGCTCGCGCAACCGGTCGACGATCTCCCGGGTGGCGTCGATGCCGACGTCGGCGGTGATCAGGCTGTCCTCGATCTCCTCCCAGGCGTCCTCGTCGAGGTGGTCGCGGCTGAGCAGGCCGAGCAGGCCCTTGCCGAAGGCGTTCTGCGAACGGGACAGCCGCGAGCGCAGCCGGACCAGCCGCCCGGCGGTCGGCTCGGGGACCTCCAGCACCGGGGCCGGGGCCTCCACGACCGGCGGCTCCACCAGGATCCCGGTGGACAACTCGGCCTCCGGCGCCTCCACCGGCGGGCCGGCGAGATCCTCCTCGGCCCGGGTCTCGACCTCCGTCTCGGGCAGCGGCGGCTCCGGTCGCCGGCGCAGCCGCGGCACGACCAGCCCGATGCCGCCAAGGATCAGCACGCCGAGCAGGGCGAGCGCGATGAGGAGGTATTCGGTCATGCCGGAATCCTGTCAGATGCCGGCGAAGCTGTCCCAGCCACCGCTCCCGGCCGCCTGCGGGAAGCCGGCGGTAGGCTCGGTCACAGCCAGCAGTGGTGCGACCGCCGGCCGGGTAGTAAAGATGAAGTCCGCTCATCTGGAGGTCGACCATGCCCGCGGCACACCTGCTCATCGGCCCGCTGCTCCGCAGGGTGGTGGGCACGCGGGCCACCGTCTGGGTCGAGACCAGCGCGCCCGCGGTGGTCACCGTCCGCACCGCCGACGGCGCCGGCGGCACCGCGCCCACCTTCTCGGCGTACGAGCACCACTACGCGCTCGTCGTGGTGGAGGGGCTCACCCCCGACAGCGCCACCACCTACGAGGTGCTGATCGACGACGAGGTCGCCTGGCCGGTGCCGAAGAGCAAGTTCCCGCCCAGCGTGATCCGTACCCGGGCGGCCGACGACCTCGACCAGCCGGTCCGGTTGGTCTTCGGCTCCTGCCGGGAGACCACCCAGCACGCCACCACCCGGCGGCTGCCCCCGGACGCGCTCGACGCGTACGCCCGGCGGCTGATGGCCGACCCGGACGCGACCGACCTGCCCGACCTGCTCGTGCTCCTCGGCGACCAGGTCTACGCGGACGTGACGTCGCCCACTGTCCGGCGGCTGCTGAAGCGGCGCCGCCGGCGGCCCAAGGGCGCGCCGGGCGACCAGGTGGTCAGCTTCGACGAGTACACGAAGCTCTACCTGGAATCCTGGCGGGACCCGGAGATCCGCTGGCTGTTCTCCACCGTGCCGAGCGTCATGATCTTCGACGACCACGAGGTCATCGACGACTGGAACACCTCGGCCTCCTGGCGCTCCGACATGCGCGAGCAGCCGTGGTGGGCGGAGCGGATCACCAGCGGCCTCGCCTCGTACTGGGTCTACCAGCACCTGGGCAACCTCTCCCCCGACGAGATCGCCGCCGACCCGGTCTACGCCAAGGTCGTCGCGGCGGAGGACGCCACCGGCGTGCTGCGCGAGTTCGGGCAGCGGGTCGACACCGAGGCCGACCTCGCCCACGACACCGAGCGGTGGCGCGCCGTGCAGTACCAGTGGAGCTACGCGCTGGACCTGGGCCGGACCCGGCTGGTCATGCTCGACAACCGGTGCAGCCGGGTGCTGGAGCCGGGCCAGCGGGCGATGCTGCCCCCGGGCGAGTGGTCGTGGTTCCTCGACCGGGCCCACGGCGTCTACGACCACCTGGTGGTCGGCGCGTCCCTGCCCTGGCTGCTGCCGCCGGGCATCCACCACGTGGAGGCGTGGAACGAGAAGCTGGCCGACTCGCGGCGGCCCTGGGTGGCCCGGCTGGCCGAGAACCTGCGCCGGGGGCTGGACCTGGAGCACTGGGCCGCGTTCCGCCGCTCGTTCGACGCGCTCGGCGCCCTCTTCG encodes:
- a CDS encoding ammonium transporter, with the translated sequence MPEAPTIDSGNTVWLLVSTALVLLMTPGLALFYGGLNRAKGVLNMMMMSFSAIGLISVLWWFYGFSIAFGSDVNGLWGDPGAYLGTKTFLAETDLWGATADNPSGIGVPLYVFMAFQMMFAVITVALISGAVSDRAKFAGWLLFAFGWATLVYFPVAHWVWGGGIIGGDLHALDFAGGTAVHINAGAAALALALVLGKRLGWPREGMKPHNIPLVALGAGLLWFGWFGFNAGSELTVDSVAGLAFVNTQLATAAAVLGWIVVEWIKDRKPTLVGASSGAVAGLVAITPACGFIAPWAAVLLGLVAGAVCALAISLKYKLGYDDSLDVVGVHFVGGWIGSLWLGLFATNSVNGAIGDVIGASDGLFYGGGVTQLGRQALAGLIVTAWSFAVAWVLAFAIEKTIGFRLRAEDEVDGIDIAEHAESGYDLSPAAGSGGGSAFAMAGLTGAKPPTAPAPAESTEPAAPAAPVDEKVAG
- a CDS encoding aminoglycoside phosphotransferase family protein; this encodes MTTDDRAYAGWRDPSHPSPRLGRPYVTSQEIPLHGGNVSTVVRVGDTVRRNAGPWTPSVHALLRHLEYVGFTGAPRALGMDERNREVLSYLEGECGEYPLAPHWVTDEALVTVATMLRMFHDAQYGFVPPPGAVWRSFGPPPPDTEVICHHDAAPHNVIWRPDGTLGLIDFDLASPGARIYDVAYAAWTWVPIFSDRDSITLGWKHPDRPRRLRLFADAYGLIPRDRHRLIRTIRKRIVDHVEGIRRMAAAGEPAFVRIVHKGHLRRPMRDLRLLDYERNALEYALR
- the ftsY gene encoding signal recognition particle-docking protein FtsY, with protein sequence MTEYLLIALALLGVLILGGIGLVVPRLRRRPEPPLPETEVETRAEEDLAGPPVEAPEAELSTGILVEPPVVEAPAPVLEVPEPTAGRLVRLRSRLSRSQNAFGKGLLGLLSRDHLDEDAWEEIEDSLITADVGIDATREIVDRLRERTRVLGTRSAGELRALLAAELVNALDPTLDRSLRTAPKDGVPAVVLVVGVNGAGKTTTCGKIARVLVADGRTVLLGAADTFRAAAADQLETWGGRVGAETVRGPEAADPASVAFDAVKRGIDTGVDTVLIDTAGRLQNKIGLMDELGKVKRVVEKHGPIDETLLILDATTGQNGLEQARVFTEVVNVTGVVLSKLDGTAKGGIVIAVQRKLGIPVKLVGLGEGKDDLAPFDPAQFVDALLGTEPLARDA
- a CDS encoding alkaline phosphatase D family protein, encoding MPAAHLLIGPLLRRVVGTRATVWVETSAPAVVTVRTADGAGGTAPTFSAYEHHYALVVVEGLTPDSATTYEVLIDDEVAWPVPKSKFPPSVIRTRAADDLDQPVRLVFGSCRETTQHATTRRLPPDALDAYARRLMADPDATDLPDLLVLLGDQVYADVTSPTVRRLLKRRRRRPKGAPGDQVVSFDEYTKLYLESWRDPEIRWLFSTVPSVMIFDDHEVIDDWNTSASWRSDMREQPWWAERITSGLASYWVYQHLGNLSPDEIAADPVYAKVVAAEDATGVLREFGQRVDTEADLAHDTERWRAVQYQWSYALDLGRTRLVMLDNRCSRVLEPGQRAMLPPGEWSWFLDRAHGVYDHLVVGASLPWLLPPGIHHVEAWNEKLADSRRPWVARLAENLRRGLDLEHWAAFRRSFDALGALFARLGSGTPGEPGERVGAGPAYAPPASISVLSGDVHHSYVARARFDDRSVVTPVHQLTCSPIHNQVPAGMRPLMKLGWSSGPSGATRALARTAGVRRPPLRWKRLAGPYFGNAVATLVHAGRTAEVTIEGTTSEGHLREVMRQRLTPGG